The following coding sequences are from one Terriglobales bacterium window:
- a CDS encoding carboxypeptidase regulatory-like domain-containing protein, whose translation MMKSNSKHTRSMLLALLLSLALFALEAMAQVDTGTIAGTVSDASGAVIPNATVTARNVATSAERTAQTNTQGGYNIPALQPGQYEVTVKAPNFAQYNARTTVTVGQHVTLDATLGVSHAETVVEVIGEGGTQVNTQTQELSQIITPQQVAQLPSLTRNPYDFVAVSGNVSGGDRTASGGDQNTTGRGVGYAINGQRTSGTEILLDGVENIDLFTATVGQQIPVDSVQEFRVITSNFDAQYGRASGGVVNVSTKSGTNNFHGSAWEFNRLAAYTANTYDNSSKDLPKGQYTRNQFGYDIGGPIIKNKLFIFQSTEWTRVRSNASLSSYVPTPELLAALPPNVQNFFSTYGANTFNFASTLNAGQVASAVGSTGAFSALPSSLPALGLVNFSAPADAGGGVPTNTYRIIGRIDFNLSDKTQMFFRYALENIDNFIGADFATPYPQYDVGDSSYNQSGLFSISHTFSNSLLANVKLSASRVNFVNTYDKAQQNVPELLITSGASVNGTPVQLPGLFAQFAGAGGLPFGGPQNVFQVAPTVSWTKGRHNLMFGGLYDYQQMNRAFGAYAQGVEELGLSNAQGFDNLALGNLALFQAAVFPENKFPCVRDPNTNQLIATPDCTLTLPTTSPSFSRSYRYNDWAIFAQDSFRMTPRLTLNYGLRYEHYGVQHNVDPNLDSNFYYGSGSDVYEQVRNGSVQTVPNSGVGGLWNPRWGTVAPRVGFAMDLFGDGKTSLRGGFGISYERNFGNVTFNVIQNPPNYASVQLTPGNLGAPIPVTNDNLGPFAGSTGSVPLSPSSLRHVNQDIQVAQTQFWSLAVERELAPQTVFAVEYSGAHGVHLYDIAAFNQLCGGQVYLGDSFANGICTRPNQQYSGINTRGSLGGSRYNALNLRFQSTNLHHTGLSLVANYTWSHSLDDLSSTFSDSTGGASNGIGNLGYLDPRNPGLDWGSSDFDIRHRVSITPIWETPWYRTGKGWKRQLLGGYTLVPVFSARSGTPFSIYDTINSINAGSGFGIPRYTPNGAITSYSVSSSPTATAPNLFTALTLPSGDQAPFDPVLGVSDFGPFPITMSRRNAFRGPGAWTFDLAASKSFALTERVKLEFRAEGFDILNHHNFYVNALNLDVFNYGTNAITVPELKGGLGVNAIGGNHDERRFGQFALRVTF comes from the coding sequence ATGATGAAGTCAAATTCTAAGCACACCCGAAGCATGCTATTGGCTTTGCTGCTGAGCTTGGCGCTGTTTGCCCTCGAGGCAATGGCCCAGGTCGATACGGGTACGATCGCCGGCACGGTGAGCGACGCCTCTGGCGCAGTCATTCCCAATGCCACTGTAACTGCCAGAAATGTTGCTACCAGTGCCGAGCGGACGGCGCAGACCAACACCCAGGGCGGGTACAACATCCCGGCGCTGCAGCCCGGCCAGTACGAGGTAACGGTCAAGGCGCCGAACTTCGCCCAGTACAACGCGCGCACTACGGTGACGGTGGGACAGCACGTCACCCTCGACGCCACCCTGGGTGTTTCGCATGCGGAAACTGTAGTAGAGGTGATCGGCGAGGGCGGCACGCAGGTCAACACCCAGACCCAAGAACTGTCGCAGATCATCACGCCGCAGCAGGTGGCGCAACTGCCCAGCCTGACGCGCAATCCCTACGACTTTGTGGCTGTATCGGGCAATGTGAGCGGCGGTGACCGCACCGCTTCCGGCGGCGATCAGAACACGACTGGCCGCGGCGTCGGCTATGCCATTAATGGTCAGCGCACTTCCGGCACCGAGATTCTGCTCGATGGCGTGGAGAACATCGATCTGTTCACCGCCACTGTCGGACAGCAGATTCCGGTTGACTCCGTGCAGGAATTCCGCGTCATCACCAGCAACTTCGATGCGCAGTATGGGCGCGCGTCGGGTGGCGTGGTTAACGTCAGCACGAAATCAGGCACCAACAACTTCCACGGGTCGGCATGGGAGTTCAACCGCCTCGCCGCCTACACGGCGAATACGTACGACAACTCGTCCAAGGACCTTCCCAAGGGCCAGTACACGCGCAACCAGTTCGGTTACGACATCGGCGGACCGATCATCAAGAACAAGCTGTTCATCTTCCAGAGCACGGAGTGGACGCGGGTGCGCAGCAACGCCAGCCTGAGCTCATATGTCCCCACGCCGGAGTTGCTGGCGGCGCTGCCGCCTAACGTGCAGAACTTCTTTAGCACGTACGGCGCGAACACCTTCAACTTCGCCAGCACGCTCAACGCGGGACAGGTGGCGAGCGCCGTAGGCTCGACCGGCGCCTTCTCCGCGCTTCCGTCTTCCCTGCCGGCGCTGGGCCTGGTGAACTTCAGCGCACCGGCGGATGCGGGCGGCGGCGTTCCCACCAACACCTACCGCATCATTGGGCGCATCGATTTCAACCTGAGCGACAAGACTCAGATGTTCTTCCGCTACGCTCTGGAGAACATCGACAACTTCATCGGCGCGGACTTCGCCACTCCCTATCCGCAATACGACGTTGGCGACTCCTCCTACAACCAGAGCGGACTGTTCTCGATCAGTCACACGTTCAGCAACTCGTTGCTGGCAAATGTCAAGCTGAGCGCCAGCCGCGTGAACTTCGTGAACACCTACGACAAAGCGCAGCAGAATGTGCCGGAATTGCTGATCACCAGCGGGGCCAGCGTCAATGGAACGCCGGTACAGCTGCCAGGTTTGTTCGCGCAGTTCGCAGGAGCCGGCGGATTGCCCTTTGGCGGCCCGCAGAATGTTTTCCAGGTGGCGCCTACAGTCTCCTGGACCAAAGGAAGACACAACCTCATGTTTGGCGGTCTCTATGACTACCAGCAGATGAATCGTGCATTCGGAGCGTACGCCCAGGGCGTGGAGGAGCTCGGGTTGAGCAACGCGCAGGGCTTCGACAATCTGGCGCTGGGCAATCTGGCGCTGTTCCAGGCGGCGGTTTTCCCGGAAAACAAATTCCCCTGCGTGCGCGATCCCAACACCAACCAGCTGATCGCAACCCCGGATTGCACACTCACCTTGCCCACCACGTCGCCGAGTTTTTCGCGCTCCTATCGCTACAACGACTGGGCGATCTTCGCCCAGGATAGCTTCCGCATGACTCCGCGACTCACTCTCAATTACGGCCTGCGCTACGAGCATTACGGAGTGCAGCACAACGTGGATCCCAATCTTGATTCCAACTTCTACTATGGCTCGGGCAGCGACGTATATGAGCAGGTCCGCAACGGCTCGGTGCAGACCGTGCCCAACAGTGGTGTAGGCGGATTGTGGAACCCACGCTGGGGTACGGTGGCGCCGCGCGTTGGCTTTGCCATGGACCTGTTTGGCGACGGCAAGACCAGTCTCCGTGGCGGATTCGGCATCAGCTACGAGCGTAACTTCGGCAACGTGACCTTCAACGTGATCCAGAACCCGCCGAACTACGCCAGCGTGCAACTAACGCCAGGCAACCTGGGTGCTCCCATTCCGGTGACCAATGACAACCTTGGCCCATTTGCCGGGTCCACCGGTTCGGTCCCGCTTTCTCCCTCCAGTCTGCGGCACGTGAACCAGGACATCCAGGTGGCACAGACGCAGTTCTGGAGCCTGGCCGTGGAACGGGAACTGGCGCCCCAGACCGTGTTCGCGGTGGAGTACTCCGGCGCACACGGCGTTCACTTGTACGATATCGCGGCATTCAACCAACTCTGCGGTGGGCAGGTTTATCTCGGAGACTCGTTTGCCAATGGCATCTGCACGCGTCCCAACCAGCAGTATTCGGGAATCAACACCCGTGGCAGCCTTGGTGGGTCGCGGTACAACGCTCTGAACCTGCGCTTCCAGAGCACTAACCTGCATCACACGGGGTTGAGCCTGGTGGCGAACTACACCTGGTCGCACTCGCTCGACGATCTGAGCTCAACCTTCTCAGACAGCACCGGCGGCGCATCGAACGGTATCGGCAACCTCGGATATCTCGATCCGCGCAACCCCGGACTCGACTGGGGCAGCTCGGATTTCGACATCCGGCACCGTGTCTCGATCACGCCGATCTGGGAGACGCCGTGGTACAGGACGGGAAAGGGCTGGAAGCGCCAATTGCTGGGCGGCTACACCCTAGTGCCGGTGTTCTCGGCACGCTCGGGCACGCCGTTCTCCATTTATGACACCATCAACTCAATAAACGCCGGATCCGGCTTCGGCATTCCACGCTACACGCCAAACGGCGCGATCACCAGCTATTCCGTGAGTTCTTCACCCACGGCAACCGCGCCCAATCTTTTCACAGCTCTTACGCTGCCAAGTGGCGACCAGGCTCCTTTCGATCCGGTGCTGGGTGTCTCAGACTTCGGGCCGTTCCCGATCACTATGAGCCGCAGAAATGCTTTCCGCGGCCCGGGCGCATGGACGTTCGACCTTGCCGCAAGCAAGTCGTTTGCGCTCACCGAGCGCGTGAAGCTGGAGTTCCGGGCTGAGGGATTTGACATCCTCAACCACCACAACTTCTATGTCAACGCTTTGAACCTCGACGTGTTTAACTACGGCACCAACGCCATCACAGTGCCTGAACTGAAAGGCGGCCTCGGTGTAAACGCCATTGGCGGCAATCACGACGAGCGCCGCTTCGGTCAGTTCGCGCTGCGTGTGACCTTCTAG
- a CDS encoding DUF169 domain-containing protein codes for MRDYKSFEKILLDSLDLKRPPVAIAFLETPAPGVQKFEGSEPSSCSYWRLAAEGKTFYTVPSDHYNCAVGSHTHNIPLPAERQQELSDTIGFMTGIGYIRMEEVGKIPQLKFQPRVINYAPLGDTPVAPDVVICSGTPGKLMLAYEAAIRAGIAAATPTLGRPTCMAIPAAMASGTVASTGCIGNRVYTTLADDELYLALPGRDLLQFIHALEAIVAANAELQQYHAARRKALATE; via the coding sequence ATGCGCGACTACAAGAGTTTCGAAAAGATATTGCTGGATTCGCTCGACCTGAAGCGGCCGCCGGTAGCGATTGCATTCCTGGAGACCCCTGCGCCGGGAGTCCAGAAGTTCGAAGGCTCCGAGCCTTCCAGTTGCAGTTACTGGCGCCTGGCGGCCGAGGGCAAGACGTTTTACACCGTGCCCTCCGATCATTACAACTGCGCCGTCGGCAGTCACACCCACAACATCCCGCTTCCCGCGGAACGCCAACAGGAACTGTCCGACACCATCGGATTCATGACCGGGATTGGGTACATCCGGATGGAGGAAGTCGGCAAGATTCCCCAACTGAAATTCCAGCCGCGAGTAATCAACTACGCTCCCCTGGGTGACACACCAGTGGCTCCCGACGTGGTGATCTGCAGCGGCACGCCGGGCAAGCTGATGCTCGCCTACGAAGCCGCAATCCGCGCCGGCATCGCTGCTGCGACACCCACGCTCGGCCGCCCTACCTGCATGGCCATTCCCGCGGCGATGGCCAGCGGAACCGTAGCCAGCACAGGATGTATCGGCAATCGCGTTTATACCACCCTGGCCGACGATGAACTTTATCTGGCGCTACCTGGACGCGATCTTCTTCAGTTCATCCACGCTCTCGAAGCCATTGTGGCCGCAAATGCCGAATTGCAGCAGTACCATGCCGCCCGCCGGAAAGCCCTGGCTACTGAATAA